The following proteins are encoded in a genomic region of Gossypium hirsutum isolate 1008001.06 chromosome D05, Gossypium_hirsutum_v2.1, whole genome shotgun sequence:
- the LOC107905971 gene encoding F-box protein At5g46170: MSSVYSDPIHGTHPEPIDHFDRLPDSLLLLVFNMIGDVKALGRCCVVSRRFHALVPQVENVVVRVDCVISDDDCSPSSSVKSRAAGPFSTLFRLVFGGIVKPLQALGQFLGPERPSLNKTLNTSSSSSLSVGLGGGEDGEMDQGGVTHHSPTQVLRNFNELRFLRIELPGGELGIDDGVLLKWRADFGSTLDSCVILGAASVFNNVHFQVPGHGNDGFCINNGSNVGNGDDNGSIPESFYTNGGLKLRVVWTISSLIAASARHYLLQSIIAEHKTLDSLVLTDADGQGVLCMNGEQLEELRVKPLSASSASKRTLVPALNMRLWYAPHLDLPDGVVLQGATLVAIRPSEQSASKKEVSDASWLSSAFEEPYGTAAKMLVKRRTYCLEMNSF, from the coding sequence atgTCTTCGGTTTACTCAGATCCGATCCATGGAACCCACCCGGAACCAATCGATCACTTCGACCGTCTTCCCGATTCTCTTCTCCTTTTAGTCTTCAACATGATCGGCGACGTGAAAGCGCTTGGCCGATGCTGCGTTGTTTCGCGTCGTTTCCACGCCCTCGTCCCTCAAGTTGAAAACGTCGTCGTTCGTGTCGATTGCGTCATCTCAGACGACGATTGTTCCCCTTCTTCCTCTGTCAAATCACGTGCCGCCGGTCCATTTTCCACCCTCTTCCGTCTCGTTTTCGGTGGCATTGTCAAGCCCCTCCAAGCTTTGGGCCAATTCCTTGGCCCCGAACGCCCCTCTCTCAACAAAACGCTCAATACCTCTTCATCTTCCTCTTTATCTGTCGGTCTCGGCGGAGGTGAGGATGGGGAAATGGACCAAGGTGGGGTTACCCATCATTCTCCGACGCAAGTGCTTAGAAATTTCAACGAGCTTCGTTTCCTCCGAATTGAATTGCCCGGCGGCGAGTTAGGGATCGATGACGGAGTTCTGCTGAAATGGAGAGCCGATTTCGGATCAACCCTTGACAGCTGCGTAATCCTCGGAGCTGCTTCTGTTTTTAACAATGTGCATTTCCAAGTACCAGGGCATGGGAACGATGGATTTTGCATCAACAACGGTTCTAATGTCGGCAACGGTGATGATAATGGGAGTATCCCTGAGTCGTTTTATACCAATGGAGGCTTGAAATTAAGGGTTGTTTGGACTATTAGCTCGTTAATCGCAGCATCAGCGAGGCATTATTTGCTTCAATCCATAATTGCAGAGCATAAGACGCTGGATAGCTTGGTTTTGACCGATGCGGATGGACAAGGGGTGCTTTGTATGAACGGTGAGCAGCTTGAGGAGTTAAGAGTGAAACCATTATCAGCTTCTTCTGCTTCAAAAAGGACGCTGGTGCCGGCTCTGAATATGAGGCTTTGGTATGCTCCTCATTTGGATTTGCCTGATGGGGTTGTTTTACAAGGTGCCACTTTGGTTGCTATCAGGCCTAGTGAACAATCTGCTTCGAAAAAAGAGGTTTCGGATGCTTCTTGGTTATCATCTGCTTTTGAAGAGCCTTATGGGACTGCAGCTAAGATGCTGGTTAAGAGAAGGACTTACTGTCTGGAGATGAACTCGTTCTGA